In bacterium, the DNA window CGAAGCCCTTATCGTTGAAGATTCGGCCAAATCAGTTCTGGAAAACTTAATGCCCGAATTCGCGGGAGCGGGCTTGAATGTAATGGCGGTAAGATTCCCCGTATGAACACCTATGCCAGAAAAACTTGTTTCTTTCGCGATTGTTTTCTGCGCATCCATATCATTCTTCCTTTTTGTTTATCATCTCTATTATGTCGGATGTAACATCAAAACCGGGCTTTTTGTAGAGCATAGCCCTGTCCTGGAAAATAAATGTATATCCTTCTTTTTCCCCTTTTTCCTTTACCACAGCCTCTATTTTCTGAATTATTTCGATGTTCATCTTGTTTTTCATAGCTATAAGTTCCTGCTCAGCTTTAACCCTGGCTTTCCTGAGCTCAGCTATTTTTTGCAGTATAAGATTTTCTTTTTCCTGTTTTTCTTTCTCCTTCAACAGTTCCGCTTCCTTCTGCAGATTCCTGATTTCGTCGGTCAGGTTTCTCAGCTCAGCTTCCCTTTTCTTCTCTTCCTGTTCAAATTTATCCTGGGCCACTTTGGTTTCTTTATATTCGGTAAACACCCTTTCAATATCTACATAAGCGAATTTAAACTGCTCGGCGCTGAATGACCTGCCGCAAAAACAGAATATCGAAAATACAAAAAAGAAAACTAATAACCTTTTCATTTTTCCTCCCTTTTTAAATAAACCATAGCTAGAAAGTATATCCCATATTAAAATGAAGCACTCCGTTTTTCTCATAATTGAAATCATCATATTTTATCGGCCAACCGTAATCTATTCTTATGGGACCGATGGGAAGATTCAGCTTTATGCCGATACCCGCCCCCATATTATAAGCAACATTGTAAGGATCCGGGCCGCCTTTACTGAAACTCCACGCGTCAGACCAGACATTGCCTATATCGATAAAACATGCCCCGAAAACTATTCTTTCATAAAGAGGGAACGTCACTTCCGCAGAACCCCAGGCCATTGTTTTGCCGCCTACCGGTTCTCCCCTGTTTATATCATTGTTGCTTTTCGGTCCGCACTCCCTGTAATTGAACCCTCTTATGGTCCCCGAACCGCCGGTGAAAAATCTCTCAAAGAAAGGCACATCATCCGAGCCTGAATGCTCTTCAACTACACCCGCTTCTCCGGCAAGCCTCAACACAATTCCGCTATCATAGTCTATGAGGGGAAAATATACGCTGGTCTGGGCGAAATATTTAACAAAATCAACGTTGCCGCCCAGAAAATCTCCCGCATAGGTAACTACAACCGTATTTTTCATGCCTCTCGAGGGATTATAGAAATTATCCCTTGTATCTCTTGTAATACCCGCGGCGATACTACTTACATCATGTGTCCCTTCCTGCGCTCTTATGATGTCAGGGGCAGACTGGTCAATATTTTTAATTTTTATCTGCTCGTACTTATACATAGTATCCACTCTTGTAAATTCTCCCAGCGGCTTAGCCAGGCGAACATCAAAACCCCTGTCAGCCTGCTCATAATCAGTGCTCAAGTACTTATATTCATTGGCAAAAAGGTCAAAACCAAACGAAAGTTTTTTGCCTAAAAACCAGGGTTCGGTCCAGCTTAAAAGCAGGTCGTATCTCTTGTTTCCCGCCTGAGCCTTAATTCTCAGTTTCTGACCCGCGCCGGTAAATGTAGGCCAGTTCTTCCAATCAAAGTTGGACTGCGTCAACTCGACAAAACCTACAACATCATCAGTTGAGCTGAATCCAGCTCCAAATCCCACCGTACCCGTCTTTTTCTCTTCAACATTTACGACAAGGTCTTTGGTATCAAGTTTTGAACCCGGTTCATAAATTGTCGCTACATCTTTAAAATAGCCGGTGTTCTCAAGTCTTGCTTTGCTTGTCTTTACTTTTACGCCATCTATAATCTCTCCGGGATATACATTTAATTCCCTTCTGACGACAATATCCTTCGTTTTTGTATTGCCCTCAACCCTGATCTGCTCTATTCTGAACTGCCTCCCTTCATCCAAAAAATACGTTACATCTATTTTATCCGTATCAACATTATATTTTGTGTCCTGGTTGACATTCGCGTCAACATACCCTCTTTGCGCATAGTAATTTTTTATCCTGTCGGCATCATCCCTTGTGTCGGTCGGGGTAAATAATATGCCGGGTTTCATTTTCAGCACGCTTTCAATGGAATCAACCGGAAATACATTGCATCCTGAAATTTCCACATCACCCGTATCATATGTCCTTCCTTCGCTTATTTCAATATCCAGCGTCATCCACTTGCCTGTTTTATCCATTATTTTCCTGACATCAAGCACTTCCATATCTATATAACCGATAGAATTGTAGTACATAACCATGCGGTCAAGGTCATATTTCAACATTTCTTCCTGATATAATCCTCTTCTGATAAACAGGAAGTATGTTTTCATTTTCATCCTTTTCAATAATTCTTTTGTTTTTACATTCTTATTGCCGATAAAATTAATTCTTTTAATCCTTATTTTATCATTTTCCTGTATTTCTATTGTCACTATTGCCTGTCCGGCTTCTTTATCTTCAACAAGTTTGTAATCTATTTCAGCATCCGGAAATGCCTTTGTTTCATAAAACGTTTTAATCGACTGCACATCGTTTTTCAGCTTTCTCTCGCTTGCTATCTCTCCCACAGCGCTTTCCATCTGTTTTAACAGAAGCCTGTCCTTTATCTTTTCGTTCCCTTCAAATATAATCTCTTTTAAAATCGGTTTTTCTTTTACGATAAAATAAACATTCACCCCATCTCCGTCTTCGTCAACATCAACGGTTATATTCTCAAAAAAGCCGAGCGAATATAATCTTTCGATATCTTCATTGATTGTTTTCTGGTCAAATACCAGTCCGGGGTGGACTTTTATTTTATTTATGATGACGTTTTCGCTTATAGATTTATTCCCAAGAATGCTGACTTTTTTTACCTCAGGCGCTTCGACGCTTTCCTGGGCGGGACATACAGATGCGGCAAAAAACAAAATCAGGCAAAATAACGCAACCGATTTAACAGAAAAATTCATGTTTTCTCCTTGTGAAATCACAAAATTGATTATGCTTAATAATACCCGTCCTCATCAGCGACCTGCTGCTGTTCAACATAAGCTGAATCCTTTTGAACAAAAATCATAGAATCTTTTTTGAAAACAAGGTCCACATTTCCCTGAGGGCCATTCCTCTGTTTCGCGATAATAAGTTCCGCCTCAACAACAGGCTTATTCACTTCCTCTTTATCATAAATATCCGGCCTGTGGAGCATCAGGACAACATCCGCATCCTGTTCTATAGCGCCGGATTCTCTCAAATCGGAAAGTCTGGGACGATGCCCCTCTTTGCCATGCGCCCTGGTCTCAGGGCCCCGGTTTAACTGAGAAAGCACCACAACAGGGATTTCCAGCTCGCCGGCAAGCGCTTTAAATCCTCTGGAAATCTCGCTTACTTCCATCTGCCTGGACTCTTCCCTTGTACCTGACTTCATAAGCTGAAGGTAATCCACAAATACAATCTTTATCCCATATTGTTTCTTCCATCTTCTTGCCCTTGCTCTCAGCTCCAAAACACTCATATTAGTGCTGTCATCAATATATAATTTTGACTCGGAAACTTTTCCGGCCGCTATCAAAAGCCTGCTGCTGTCTTCTTTGTCTATATACCCTGTTGATACATTATGGTAATTGATCCCGGCATGCGCGCAGATAATCCTCTGGACAATGGAATGTTTATTCATTTCCAGGCTGAAAAAACCAACCGGAATACTGTTATCAACGCCTATGTGATCTATAAAATTAATTGCCAGGGATGTTTTACCCATAGAGGGCCTGGCGGCAAGCACAATAAAATCATTATTATGGAATCCGGCTGTAAGGGTGTTTAATTTAGTTATACCTGTAGGTATCCCTGTAACCGAACTTTTGTTCTGCCTTGCCTGTTCTATCTGCTCAAGAACTTTATTGACGATTATATCAATGCTTTCAAACCTTGTATCAACATTCTTCTCCGAAATCTCAAAAATCCTGCTTTCCGCTTTATCTAAAATCGAAGAAACTTCATCGGAAGACTGGTAACACTCTTCAATAATCTCACCGGAAGCGGTGATAAGTCCCCTTAAAATCGCCTTGCTTCTGATTATCTGAGCATAATATCTGATGTTTTCCGCGGTAGGGACATAATTTATCAGCTTTGATAAATATGAAGCGCCGCCGGCCGATTCAAGTTCTCCGCTGCTCTTTAAATAATCATTGACGGCAACGAGATCGGGTATCGCGTTGCTGTCATTTCTCAATTTGACAATAGCATTAAATATCCTGGCATGCGCGTCCGAATAAAAATATTCTTTTCGCAACAATTCGATGGCAATTTCAATCGCGTTTTTATCAAGCATCATCGAACTTAATACAGCTGCTTCAGCATCGCTGCTGAATGGAGGAACCCTTGTCTCTGTATTTTTTTTATTTTTTGCCATTGAAACCAGCCAAAATATTACTTCTTAACCACCCAAAGTTTGAACGTGGCTTTTACATCTCTATAAAGGTTAACAACTACATTATATACACCGAGTTTTTTAATCGGAGAATCTAATTCAATCTGTTTTTTATCTATCTCCAGGCCTTCATCCTTAAGGACTTTCGCAATATCGGCCGTAGTAACAGAACCAAAAAGCTTGTCTTCCTCTCCCGCTTCGGCGGATATAGTACAGGACACATCGGATAATCTGGTTACCATATCCCTGGCGCTTTGCACAATCTGCTCTTCTTTCTTCTTCTCTTTTTCGGATTTTTTCTTAAGAAACCGCATATTCGCATCCGTTGCCGCCACAGCCAGTTTTTTCGGAAAGAGATAATTCCTGGCATGGCCGGGCGCGACATTCGCGACATCTCCTATTTTCCCCAATTTATCAACATTTTCTGAAAGAATAACCTTCATTTAACTTCCTCCGACAATCAGTTTTTAATCATACACTTTTCGTAAAAATTAATCCATAACATAAGCAACCAATGCCATGTACCTGGCGTGTTCAACTGCGGCGGCAAGCTGTTTCTGGTGTTTTGCGCATGCCCCTGTTATTCTTCTCGGAAGTATTTTTCCTCTTTCCGTCAAATACTTCTTGATTAAATTGACGTCCTTATAGTCAATTTCCCGGACTTTATCCTGGCAAAATCTGCATTTTTTCTTTTTGAAAAACTTTAAGTCATTCATTTTCTGTTAACTCTCCTTTTTTTAAAACGGTATATCATCTTCGCTTTGCTCAGACCCTTCATCCTGCACATCCGAGGGGACATCGCCTGAGACCTGGCTGCTTTCAGTCTTTGAACCTCTAGACAAAAATTGCACCCTCTGGGCCCTTATCCTGATCTTGCTGCGTTTC includes these proteins:
- a CDS encoding OmpH family outer membrane protein; the protein is MKRLLVFFFVFSIFCFCGRSFSAEQFKFAYVDIERVFTEYKETKVAQDKFEQEEKKREAELRNLTDEIRNLQKEAELLKEKEKQEKENLILQKIAELRKARVKAEQELIAMKNKMNIEIIQKIEAVVKEKGEKEGYTFIFQDRAMLYKKPGFDVTSDIIEMINKKEE
- the bamA gene encoding outer membrane protein assembly factor BamA, with product MNFSVKSVALFCLILFFAASVCPAQESVEAPEVKKVSILGNKSISENVIINKIKVHPGLVFDQKTINEDIERLYSLGFFENITVDVDEDGDGVNVYFIVKEKPILKEIIFEGNEKIKDRLLLKQMESAVGEIASERKLKNDVQSIKTFYETKAFPDAEIDYKLVEDKEAGQAIVTIEIQENDKIRIKRINFIGNKNVKTKELLKRMKMKTYFLFIRRGLYQEEMLKYDLDRMVMYYNSIGYIDMEVLDVRKIMDKTGKWMTLDIEISEGRTYDTGDVEISGCNVFPVDSIESVLKMKPGILFTPTDTRDDADRIKNYYAQRGYVDANVNQDTKYNVDTDKIDVTYFLDEGRQFRIEQIRVEGNTKTKDIVVRRELNVYPGEIIDGVKVKTSKARLENTGYFKDVATIYEPGSKLDTKDLVVNVEEKKTGTVGFGAGFSSTDDVVGFVELTQSNFDWKNWPTFTGAGQKLRIKAQAGNKRYDLLLSWTEPWFLGKKLSFGFDLFANEYKYLSTDYEQADRGFDVRLAKPLGEFTRVDTMYKYEQIKIKNIDQSAPDIIRAQEGTHDVSSIAAGITRDTRDNFYNPSRGMKNTVVVTYAGDFLGGNVDFVKYFAQTSVYFPLIDYDSGIVLRLAGEAGVVEEHSGSDDVPFFERFFTGGSGTIRGFNYRECGPKSNNDINRGEPVGGKTMAWGSAEVTFPLYERIVFGACFIDIGNVWSDAWSFSKGGPDPYNVAYNMGAGIGIKLNLPIGPIRIDYGWPIKYDDFNYEKNGVLHFNMGYTF
- the dnaB gene encoding replicative DNA helicase, producing the protein MAKNKKNTETRVPPFSSDAEAAVLSSMMLDKNAIEIAIELLRKEYFYSDAHARIFNAIVKLRNDSNAIPDLVAVNDYLKSSGELESAGGASYLSKLINYVPTAENIRYYAQIIRSKAILRGLITASGEIIEECYQSSDEVSSILDKAESRIFEISEKNVDTRFESIDIIVNKVLEQIEQARQNKSSVTGIPTGITKLNTLTAGFHNNDFIVLAARPSMGKTSLAINFIDHIGVDNSIPVGFFSLEMNKHSIVQRIICAHAGINYHNVSTGYIDKEDSSRLLIAAGKVSESKLYIDDSTNMSVLELRARARRWKKQYGIKIVFVDYLQLMKSGTREESRQMEVSEISRGFKALAGELEIPVVVLSQLNRGPETRAHGKEGHRPRLSDLRESGAIEQDADVVLMLHRPDIYDKEEVNKPVVEAELIIAKQRNGPQGNVDLVFKKDSMIFVQKDSAYVEQQQVADEDGYY
- the rplI gene encoding 50S ribosomal protein L9 is translated as MKVILSENVDKLGKIGDVANVAPGHARNYLFPKKLAVAATDANMRFLKKKSEKEKKKEEQIVQSARDMVTRLSDVSCTISAEAGEEDKLFGSVTTADIAKVLKDEGLEIDKKQIELDSPIKKLGVYNVVVNLYRDVKATFKLWVVKK
- the rpsR gene encoding 30S ribosomal protein S18; this encodes MNDLKFFKKKKCRFCQDKVREIDYKDVNLIKKYLTERGKILPRRITGACAKHQKQLAAAVEHARYMALVAYVMD